A genomic region of Nitrosomonas ureae contains the following coding sequences:
- a CDS encoding CsbD family protein, with translation MNWDQVKGNWAQVKGKAQQQWGKLTNDDLDIIEGRREEFVGKVQERYGIAKEEAEKQVDDFCKKCN, from the coding sequence ATGAATTGGGATCAAGTTAAAGGAAATTGGGCGCAAGTTAAAGGTAAAGCCCAGCAGCAATGGGGTAAATTGACTAACGATGATCTGGATATTATTGAAGGAAGACGCGAGGAATTCGTTGGTAAAGTTCAGGAAAGATACGGTATTGCAAAAGAAGAGGCTGAAAAACAAGTCGATGATTTTTGCAAGAAATGTAACTAA